Proteins encoded within one genomic window of Streptomyces kaniharaensis:
- a CDS encoding PP2C family serine/threonine-protein phosphatase, producing MPQQTVCPSCSEPLDPEDAFCGACGTGRDGRPAPGAMPASWAAAHAEAVPSHHGPVCVHCGLAQVTADGYCEACGGAQPRPRDHMEKALAGVAGVSDRGVRHHRNEDSFTVAATSLPGGEPVVVAVVCDGVSSSDRPDEASATAVDAASESLLSALEAGREPGAAMRQAIADAARAVADLAEDGAGPARPDLNAPACTYVSAIAAGGRITIGWVGDTRAYWIPDDRAAAEPFRLTQDDSWAARMVEAGLMGEAEAYADPRAHAITGWLGADAEEVVPHTLDFTPHVPGVLLICTDGLWNYAEAATDLAYYVRPDARTEPLAAAQTLVKFAVAAGGHDNITVAVLPIDPPPREAVEAERTPTALDMPAVAPAGAAAAGAPQDDEDYEDYEDYEPTLPNIPVIGSPAAPLPPAPAPAPPAPAAGPPGAPDAPGLPGVPGVPPIPPQPPHPPTA from the coding sequence ATGCCGCAGCAGACCGTGTGCCCGAGCTGTTCCGAGCCGCTGGACCCGGAGGACGCCTTCTGCGGCGCCTGCGGGACCGGCCGGGACGGCCGGCCGGCGCCGGGCGCGATGCCCGCGAGCTGGGCCGCCGCCCACGCCGAGGCCGTCCCGTCCCACCACGGGCCGGTCTGCGTGCACTGCGGCCTGGCGCAGGTCACCGCCGACGGCTACTGCGAGGCCTGCGGCGGCGCGCAGCCGCGGCCGCGCGACCACATGGAGAAGGCCCTCGCGGGCGTCGCCGGGGTCAGCGACCGCGGCGTGCGCCACCACCGCAACGAGGACTCGTTCACCGTCGCCGCCACCTCGCTGCCCGGCGGCGAGCCGGTCGTGGTCGCCGTGGTGTGCGACGGCGTCTCCTCCTCCGACCGGCCGGACGAGGCCTCCGCGACCGCCGTCGACGCCGCCTCCGAGTCACTGCTGAGCGCCCTGGAGGCAGGCCGGGAGCCGGGCGCCGCGATGCGCCAGGCCATCGCCGACGCCGCCAGGGCGGTCGCCGACCTCGCCGAGGACGGCGCCGGGCCCGCCCGGCCCGACCTCAACGCGCCCGCCTGCACCTACGTCAGCGCGATAGCGGCCGGCGGCCGGATCACCATCGGCTGGGTCGGCGACACCCGGGCCTACTGGATCCCGGACGACCGGGCCGCCGCCGAGCCGTTCCGGCTCACCCAGGACGACTCCTGGGCGGCCCGGATGGTCGAGGCCGGGCTGATGGGCGAGGCCGAGGCCTACGCCGACCCGCGCGCCCACGCGATCACCGGCTGGCTCGGCGCCGACGCCGAGGAGGTCGTCCCGCACACCCTCGACTTCACCCCGCACGTCCCCGGGGTGCTGCTGATCTGCACCGACGGCCTCTGGAACTACGCCGAGGCCGCCACCGACCTGGCCTACTACGTCCGGCCGGACGCCCGCACCGAGCCGCTCGCGGCGGCGCAGACCCTGGTGAAGTTCGCCGTCGCCGCTGGCGGCCACGACAACATCACGGTCGCCGTCCTGCCGATCGACCCGCCGCCGCGCGAGGCCGTCGAGGCCGAGCGGACGCCGACCGCGCTGGACATGCCGGCCGTCGCCCCGGCCGGTGCCGCGGCCGCAGGGGCGCCCCAGGACGACGAGGACTACGAGGACTACGAGGACTACGAGCCGACGCTGCCGAACATCCCGGTGATCGGCTCCCCCGCCGCCCCGCTGCCCCCGGCCCCGGCTCCGGCCCCTCCGGCACCCGCTGCGGGACCGCCGGGCGCCCCGGACGCGCCCGGACTGCCCGGAGTACCCGGAGTGCCGCCCATCCCGCCGCAACCGCCGCACCCGCCGACGGCCTGA
- a CDS encoding serine/threonine-protein kinase, producing the protein MGEACVRPDCTGTGTIDADGYCDECGLAPAGASTGTATAAPPQTAGPGSPCPRDCSGTIDADGYCDECGLTAPGGDTGITQPYVPSARISGDSARSGSIRSMSARTGSSRSMSGRSRSHRSTRTGSSRSVSVRSTRGSVSAGARSRLGAGLVTVPTVETADPSLAVLVDPEVPERKRFCAKCDAPVGREKNGRPGRPDGFCTKCGTPYSFTPKLRHGDLVGGQYEVVGCLAHGGLGWIYLAVDRRVNDKWVVLKGLLNTGDEDALAAAVAERRFLAEVDHPNIVRIINFAEHPDLTSGSTDGYIVMEYVGGKSLKDIANDRRTPDGRRDPLPVEQAIAYALEALPALGYLHGRGLIYCDFKIDNVIQSGDALKIIDMGAVCRLDHDGPIYGTVGYQAPEIATHGPSPASDLYTVARTLAVLTFDFQGYSTTYRDSLPGPEDVEVFARYESYYRFLVRATDPDPARRFASAEEMADQLTGVLREILALQDDRPRPALSTLFGPELRVVDTELVLPTEQAGQLRVAALDPAAAALALPVPRVDPADPNAGFLATLLATDPEEALAALAGAPVDSAERRLRELRAQLELGRHTEALAALAALEQDHADDWRVVWYRGLAALVGAAAGPDGPDGPGEPSEASLRAAAEAFDAVYDAFPGESAPKLALGICAELLGDSGDAAEFYRLVWTTDQSYLSAAFGLARVRLGEGDRPGAVQVLESIPATSSQYTAARIAAVRARLRERTATEPLGADLAAGSDQLTALRLDDRRREELSVEVLDAALGWVTAGAAGADRHGHPTVLGRPAQERELRFALEQSYRVLARLADRAETRIEMVERANRARPRTWV; encoded by the coding sequence ATGGGCGAGGCGTGCGTACGGCCGGACTGCACCGGCACGGGGACGATCGACGCCGACGGCTACTGCGACGAGTGCGGGCTGGCCCCGGCTGGCGCGAGCACCGGGACCGCGACCGCCGCGCCGCCGCAGACGGCGGGCCCCGGCTCCCCCTGCCCGCGCGACTGCTCCGGCACCATCGACGCCGACGGCTACTGCGACGAGTGCGGCCTCACCGCGCCCGGCGGCGACACCGGGATCACCCAGCCGTACGTGCCCTCGGCCCGGATCTCCGGGGACTCCGCGCGCAGCGGCTCGATCCGCTCGATGTCGGCCCGCACCGGCAGCAGCCGCTCGATGTCCGGCCGCTCCCGCTCGCACCGCTCGACCCGTACCGGCAGCAGCCGCTCGGTCTCGGTGCGCAGCACCCGCGGCAGCGTCAGCGCGGGCGCCCGCAGCCGGCTCGGCGCCGGCCTGGTGACCGTCCCGACCGTGGAGACGGCCGACCCGTCCCTGGCGGTGCTGGTCGACCCCGAGGTGCCGGAGCGCAAGCGGTTCTGCGCCAAGTGCGACGCGCCGGTGGGCCGGGAGAAGAACGGTCGTCCGGGCCGCCCGGACGGCTTCTGCACCAAGTGCGGGACGCCGTACTCGTTCACGCCGAAGCTGCGCCACGGGGACCTGGTCGGCGGGCAGTACGAGGTCGTGGGCTGCCTGGCGCACGGCGGCCTCGGCTGGATCTACCTGGCGGTGGACCGCCGCGTCAACGACAAGTGGGTCGTGCTGAAGGGCCTGCTGAACACCGGGGACGAGGACGCGCTGGCCGCGGCCGTCGCCGAGCGCCGGTTCCTGGCCGAGGTGGACCACCCGAACATCGTCCGGATCATCAACTTCGCCGAGCACCCGGACCTGACGTCCGGCTCCACCGACGGCTACATCGTCATGGAGTACGTCGGCGGCAAGTCGCTCAAGGACATCGCCAACGACCGCCGCACGCCGGACGGGCGGCGCGATCCGCTGCCCGTCGAGCAGGCGATCGCCTACGCGCTGGAGGCGCTGCCCGCGCTCGGGTACCTGCACGGCCGGGGCCTGATCTACTGCGACTTCAAGATCGACAACGTGATCCAGAGCGGCGACGCGCTCAAGATCATCGACATGGGCGCCGTCTGCCGCCTCGACCACGACGGCCCGATCTACGGCACCGTCGGCTACCAGGCCCCGGAGATCGCCACCCACGGCCCCTCCCCCGCCTCCGACCTCTACACCGTGGCCCGCACCCTCGCGGTGCTCACCTTCGACTTCCAGGGCTACAGCACCACCTACCGCGACTCGCTGCCCGGCCCCGAGGACGTCGAGGTCTTCGCCCGCTACGAGTCCTACTACCGCTTCCTGGTCCGCGCCACCGACCCGGACCCGGCCCGCCGGTTCGCCTCCGCCGAGGAAATGGCCGACCAGCTCACCGGCGTGCTGCGCGAGATCCTGGCCCTCCAGGACGACCGGCCCCGACCCGCACTCTCCACCCTCTTCGGGCCCGAACTGCGCGTCGTCGACACCGAGTTGGTGCTGCCCACCGAGCAGGCCGGACAGCTCCGGGTGGCCGCGCTCGACCCGGCCGCCGCCGCCCTCGCGCTGCCCGTCCCCCGGGTCGACCCCGCCGACCCCAACGCCGGCTTCCTCGCCACCCTGCTCGCCACCGACCCCGAGGAGGCGCTCGCCGCCCTCGCCGGCGCGCCCGTCGACTCCGCCGAGCGCCGCCTGCGCGAACTGCGCGCCCAGCTCGAACTCGGCCGCCACACCGAGGCCCTCGCCGCGCTCGCCGCGCTGGAACAGGACCACGCCGACGACTGGCGGGTGGTCTGGTACCGCGGCCTGGCCGCCCTGGTCGGCGCCGCAGCCGGCCCCGACGGCCCCGACGGCCCCGGCGAACCCAGCGAGGCCTCGCTGCGCGCCGCCGCCGAGGCCTTCGACGCGGTCTACGACGCCTTCCCCGGCGAGAGCGCCCCCAAGCTGGCCCTCGGCATCTGCGCGGAACTGCTCGGCGACAGCGGCGACGCGGCCGAGTTCTACCGGCTCGTCTGGACCACCGACCAGTCCTACCTCAGCGCCGCCTTCGGCCTCGCGAGGGTCCGCCTCGGCGAGGGCGACCGGCCGGGCGCCGTCCAGGTCCTGGAGTCCATCCCGGCCACCTCCAGCCAGTACACCGCCGCCCGGATCGCCGCCGTCCGCGCCCGGCTGCGCGAGCGCACCGCCACCGAACCGCTCGGCGCCGACCTCGCGGCCGGCTCCGACCAGCTGACGGCGCTTCGGCTGGACGACCGCCGCCGCGAGGAGCTGTCCGTCGAGGTGCTCGACGCGGCCCTCGGCTGGGTCACCGCGGGCGCCGCGGGCGCCGACCGGCACGGTCACCCGACCGTGCTCGGACGCCCCGCACAGGAGCGGGAACTGCGCTTCGCCCTGGAACAGTCATACCGGGTACTCGCCCGGTTGGCCGACCGGGCCGAGACCAGGATCGAGATGGTGGAACGGGCCAACCGTGCCCGCCCCAGGACGTGGGTGTAA